A region from the Triticum aestivum cultivar Chinese Spring chromosome 3D, IWGSC CS RefSeq v2.1, whole genome shotgun sequence genome encodes:
- the LOC123078415 gene encoding IQ domain-containing protein IQM1 produces MSSLRPLNTEPSFLHSPKLQSPRDACAAPLRSPSPRVVAGPPKKRMARAGGLLERSLSFKNWEAEVGADEPEAATRSINGARPGTLLLHSPGSKQQQSPSKAHFVSPRPQAELDDAATKVQKLFKGHRTRRNLADCAIVVEELWWKAYDSASLNIKSISFFDEAKQETAASRWSRAGKRIAKVGKGLSKDEKAQKLALQHWLEAIDPRHRYGHNLHLYYDIWSASSSTEPFFYWLDIGAGKDVHHQKCPRSKLYSQLIMYLGPNERARYEVIVDQGKLMYRRSGLLVETTEDSKWIFVLSTTRSLYIGQKKKGKFQHSSFLAGAATTAAGRLVAKDGILKAIWPYSGHYLPTEENFREFISFLEENNVDLANVKRCSVDDDEYPSFKKTSDEPTEMEEHDEKPTEAQHDGTLNSSQIELPEMDIIKEMVAEDNAETEAAATKMASLPSFKWATAAGARIGCVRDYPADLQSMALEHVNLSPRVVPSPSANRLPIPSPRPSPKIRLSPRLHYMGLPTPTGRRLPIPSPEIRRQQFMGFQTPEVSLTLPKHKAK; encoded by the exons ATGTCCTCGCTGAGGCCGCTCAACACGGAACCAAGTTTTCTCCACTCCCCGAAGCTGCAGAGCCCGAGGGATGCCTGCGCCGCGCCGCTGAGGTCGCCGTCGCCGAGGGTCGTCGCCGGCCCGCCAAAGAAGAGGATGGCGCGCGCCGGAGGCCTCCTCGAGAGGTCGCTCAGCTTCAAGAACTGGGAGGCGGAGGTTGGCGCCGATGAGCCAGAGGCGGCGACCCGGTCCATCAACGGCGCGCGCCCCGGGACCCTCCTGCTCCACAGCCCCGGAAGCAAGCAGCAGCAGTCGCCGTCCAAGGCGCACTTCGTCTCTCCAAGGCCTCAGGCCGAGCTGGACGACGCGGCCACCAAGGTCCAGAAGCTCTTCAAGGGCCACCGGACCCGGAGGAACCTCGCGGACTGCGCCATTGTCGTGGAGGAGCTCTG GTGGAAGGCCTACGATTCCGCATCACTCAACATCAAGTCCATCTccttctttgacgaggccaagcaGGAGACGGCTGCTTCCCGCTGGTCAAGGGCTGGGAAGAGGATTGCCAAGGTCGGCAAGGGGCTCTCCAAAGACGAGAAGGCCCAGAAACTGGCACTGCAGCATTGGCTCGAAGCT ATTGACCCGCGCCATCGCTACGGCCACAAtttgcacctctactacgacatctGGTCCGCGAGTTCCAGCACAGAGCCCTTCTTCTACTG GCTGGATATCGGAGCCGGGAAAGACGTGCATCACCAAAAGTGTCCGAGAAGCAAGCTGTATTCCCAATTGATTATGTACCTCGGACCA AACGAGAGGGCAAGGTATGAGGTTATTGTGGATCAAGGGAAGCTCATGTACAGGAGAAGCGGGCTTCTCGTAGAAACCACCGAGGATTCCAAATGGATATTTGTGCTGAGCACAACTAGATCACTATACATCGGGCAG AAGAAGAAGGGTAAATTTCAGCACTCAAGTTTCCTGGCCGGGGCGGCGACAACCGCTGCCGGTAGGTTGGTTGCCAAAGATGGCATTCTTAAGGCAATATGGCCTTACAGCGGCCACTACCTCCCAACAGAGGAGAACTTCAGGGAGTTCATCAGTTTCTTGGAGGAGAACAATGTGGATCTAGCTAACGTCAAG AGGTGTTCCGTGGACGACGACGAGTACCCATCGTTCAAGAAGACCTCAGACGAGCCTACTGAAATGGAAGAACATGACGAGAAGCCCACCGAGGCGCAACATGATGGGACCCTCAACAGCTCGCAAATTGAACTGCCTGAGATGGACATCATCAAGGAAATGGTTGCCGAGGACAACGCGGAGACCGAGGCAGCAGCGACCAAGATGGCCAGTCTCCCATCCTTCAAATGGGCAACCGCTGCTGGCGCGCGGATCGGCTGTGTCCGCGACTACCCGGCTGATCTCCAGAGCATGGCTCTCGAGCATGTCAACCTGTCACCAAGAGTGGTGCCGTCTCCGAGCGCGAATCGGCTGCCCATCCCGTCACCTCGGCCCAGCCCCAAGATCAGGCTGTCTCCCCGGCTGCACTACATGGGCCTTCCTACCCCCACCGGCCGCCggctcccgatcccgagcccggaAATCAGGAGGCAGCAGTTCATGGGctttcagacaccggaagtgtctCTCACTCTCCCCAAGCACAAGGCCAAGTGA